Proteins from a genomic interval of Pecten maximus chromosome 13, xPecMax1.1, whole genome shotgun sequence:
- the LOC117340468 gene encoding toll-like receptor 4 — MAMLDTGVARKFPRNLKFLSVADNNLSFGLYYVELISELPNIEIVRADHQGSPHNLETGSSDCNDWRAPPPSSELSFSGSSELLDCNRNLLRKLDHNSKILTKFSFPVSLREFYYSHNAMNFELGSIVFAENNLEILDLSNNLFHSWKGPLTNLRQLKYVDVSHNYCTYMSEYLFSVDNIVKTLLIQNNLLGLVLNKDDNRNIFKNFTNLELLDLSTNHIYALPTLLFKHQYKLQTLNLSNNALSLFSLDLSSMKQLRHVDLTHNQIRSIPSTQRSQIVELSRNNLTIDLKGNRMDCTCAELEFLKWISKNRAFFVNFDAYECLFSNGTQVPFSNFDETLIEITKSCDSYIGIIAVFASVILLSVSLTISGIVYRYRWKLRYLFYMAKTRYRGYTPVTNAEDDDDFIYDAFISYSSDDCKFVKNDILSNLEDKQGLRLCLHQRDFSPGVEIAENITNAIHQSRKTVVLLSRNYLDSYWCMFEFNMARMESIYSRGGNSILLLVFYEEIPAKDLPLTLLDLIESESYIEYPDEDIHGRVVFWNKLATSISPHATTTV, encoded by the coding sequence ATGGCTATGCTTGATACTGGTGTCGCAAGGAAATTTCCGAGAAATCTAAAGTTTTTATCTGTAGCAGATAATAACTTGTCTTTCGGACTTTATTATGTAGAACTGATATCTGAATTGCCAAATATCGAAATAGTGCGAGCGGACCATCAGGGGAGTCCTCACAACTTAGAGACTGGCAGTAGCGACTGTAACGATTGGCGTGCTCCGCCGCCATCATCGGAACTTTCATTTAGTGGATCGAGTGAATTACTCGATTGTAACAGAAACCTTCTGCGTAAGCTAGATCACAACAGcaagattttaacaaaattttctTTTCCTGTGTCCTTAAGAGAGTTTTACTACAGTCATAATGCAATGAATTTTGAACTTGGATCAATAGTCTTTGCGGAAAATAATTTAGAAATTTTAGATCTTAGTAACAATCTTTTCCATTCATGGAAAGGACCTTTGACCAATTTACGGCAACTAAAATATGTCGATgtatctcataactactgtacTTATATGTCCGAGTACCTTTTTTCTGTCGATAATATTGTCAAAACTTTGTTGATTCAAAACAATCTGTTAGGACTGGTTCTTAACAAAGATGACAATAGGAATATATTCAAGAATTTTACAAATTTAGAACTGCTCGATCTTTCTACAAATCACATATATGCTTTACCGACACTTCTTTTCAAACACCAATACAAACTGCAAACTTTAAATCTTAGCAACAACGCGTTAAGTCTGTTTAGCTTGGACTTGTCAAGTATGAAACAATTGAGGCATGTTGACTTGACACACAATCAAATAAGGTCAATTCCCTCGACTCAACGGAGCCAGATAGTAGAATTAAGTAGAAACAATTTGACTATTGATTTGAAAGGGAATCGTATGGACTGCACATGTGCAGAACTGGAGTTTCTCAAATGGATATCTAAGAATAGAGcattttttgtgaattttgatGCATACGAATGTTTATTTTCTAATGGAACACAAGTGCCCTTTTCAAACTTTGATGAGACTTTGATTGAAATAACGAAGTCATGTGACAGTTATATCGGTATCATAGCGGTGTTTGCATCAGTGATTCTGTTGTCGGTTTCTCTGACCATTTCTGGTATCGTCTACCGCTATAGATGGAAACTACGGTACCTGTTTTACATGGCAAAGACCAGGTACAGAGGATATACACCTGTCACTAATGCAGAGGACGACGACGATTTCATATACGATGCATTTATATCATATAGTTCAGATGATTGCAAATTTGTCAAAAACGACATACTGAGCAACTTGGAAGATAAACAAGGGTTGCGACTGTGTCTTCATCAACGGGACTTTAGTCCGGGCGTAGAGATAGCCGAGAACATAACTAATGCCATTCATCAAAGTCGGAAAACCGTGGTCCTACTATCTAGAAACTACCTTGATTCATATTGGTGTATGTTTGAATTCAACATGGCTCGAATGGAGAGTATATATTCTAGGGGAGGCAACTCTATTCTGTTGCTAGTTTTCTATGAGGAAATTCCAGCCAAAGACTTACCTCTTACGTTATTGGATCTGATAGAAAGTGAAAGTTACATTGAGTATCCTGATGAAGACATCCACGGTAGAGTTGTGTTCTGGAATAAACTGGCCACATCGATTTCCCCGCATGCAACAACTACAGTATAA
- the LOC117340338 gene encoding toll-like receptor 4: MGLLKLFCEVILFAVLLKIQTVHNQVIDKEDRILIDPTTNNQLDNVRNLTHLPNCTDEDVCRCYISSDNTLVADCSYLNIELVPRFHRNVSVIHLQGNKLRTFSGEGIPDTVTYLDLSGNRLNSFIEFPFKDMKQLEYLCLNNNTLQYTKEVFHDNIFQGLTSLKHLNIKQNNIKFALRNLHFPVGLSKLENLETLLLDGVDMTGFEECFESLTSLNTLDLSGKTGVCHLGILRSNFFQNISNLVNLDISGCNIHKIEVGTFRILKSLHTLNISSNECLTFGVLGNVTHDLQYTSIRVLDISRLHCTFGPSTVIHRHDIEHLLNTNLTHLYVDSNRMAMLDTGVARTLPRNLKFLSVADNNLSFGLYYVELISELPNIEIVRADHEGSPHNLETGSSDCNDWRAPPPSSELSFSGSSELLDCNRNPLRKLDHNSKILTKFSFPVSLREFYYSHNAMDFEIGSLVFGENNLEILDLSNNLFHSWRGPLTNLRQLKYVDLSHNYCTYMSEYLFSVDNIVKTLLIQNNLLGLVLNKENNRNIFKNFTNLELLDLSTNHIYTLPTFIFKHQYKLQTLNLSNNALSLFSLDLSSMKQLRHVDLAHNQIRSIPPDQQSQIVELMGNNVMINLEGNRLDCSCAELQFLKWISKNRDLFVNFYSYECLFSNGTQVPFSNFDVTLMEITKSCDSYIGIIAVFASMILLSVSLTISGIVYRYRWKLRYLFYMAKTRYRGYTPVTNAEDDDDFMYDAFISYSSDDLEFVKNDVLNNLEDQQGLRLCLHQRDFLPGEEIAQNITNAIHQSRKTVVLLSRNYLDSYWCMYELNMARMESIYSRGGNSVLLLVFYEEIPAKDLPLTLLDLIESDSYIEYPDEDIHGKVVFWNKLATSISPQVKTSV; encoded by the exons ATGGGACTGTTGAAACTGTTCTGTG AGGTTATCCTCTTCGCTGTGTTGTTAAAAATACAGACTGTTCACAACCAGGTCATCGATAAGGAGGATAGGATTCTGATTGATCCTACAACGAACAACCAGCTCGACAACGTCAGAAATTTAACACACCTTCCCAATTGTACAGATGAGGATGTGTGTCGTTGTTATATCTCAAGCGATAATACTCTTGTGGCCGACTGTTCTTACTTAAATATCGAACTCGTTCCTCGATTTCATCGCAACGTTTCTGTTATCCATCTACAGGGGAACAAACTTAGGACTTTTTCTGGAGAAGGTATTCCGGACACGGTTACGTATCTCGACCTCTCAGGAAACAGATTAAACTCTTTCATCGAATTTCCTTTCAAGGATATGAAACAATTGGAATATCTATGTTTAAACAATAATACTCTGCAGTATACTAAGGAAGTATTTCATGATAACATTTTCCAGGGATTGACTAGCTtaaagcatttgaatataaaacagAATAATATAAAATTTGCCCTGCGGAATTTGCACTTTCCAGTTGGCCTTTCTAAATTGGAAAACCTTGAAACCCTGCTCTTGGACGGTGTTGATATGACTGGTTTTGAGGAATGTTTTGAGTCATTGACTAGCTTAAACACTCTTGATTTATCTGGCAAAACAGGGGTTTGTCACTTAGGCATATTGAGATccaatttctttcaaaatatttctaacTTGGTGAATTTAGATATTTCAGGCTGCAACATTCATAAAATTGAAGTAGGGACCTTTCGCATTTTGAAATCTCTTCACACActtaatatttcatcaaatgaATGTCTTACTTTTGGGGTACTTGGAAATGTCACACATGATCTGCAATACACGTCCATTCGTGTCCTTGACATTAGTCGCTTACATTGTACGTTTGGACCCAGCACAGTTatacacagacatgatattgAACATCTTCTGAACACTAACTTGACGCATTTGTACGTGGACAGTAATCGGATGGCTATGCTTGATACTGGTGTCGCAAGGACACTTCCGAGAAATCTAAAGTTTTTATCTGTAGCAGATAATAACTTGTCTTTCGGACTTTATTATGTAGAACTGATATCTGAGTTGCCAAATATCGAAATAGTGCGAGCGGACCATGAGGGGAGTCCTCACAACTTAGAGACTGGCAGTAGCGACTGTAACGATTGGCGTGCTCCGCCGCCATCATCGGAACTTTCATTTAGTGGATCGAGTGAATTACTCGATTGTAACAGAAATCCTCTTCGAAAGCTAGATCACAACAGtaagattttaacaaaattttcttttcctgtttccTTAAGGGAGTTTTACTACAGCCATAATGCAATGGATTTTGAAATTGGATCACTAGTTTTTGGAGAAAATAATTTAGAAATTTTAGATCTTAGTAATAATCTTTTCCATTCATGGAGAGGACCTTTGACCAATTTACGGCAACTAAAATATGTCGatttatctcataactactgtacTTATATGTCTGAATACCTTTTTTCTGTCGATAACATTGTCAAAACTTTGTTGATTCAAAATAACTTGTTGGGACTGGTTcttaataaagaaaacaatagaaatatattcAAGAATTTTACAAATTTAGAACTTCTCGATCTTTctacaaatcatatatatactttaccgacatttattttcaaacaccAATACAAACTTCAAACATTAAATCTCAGCAACAACGCCTTAAGTCTGTTTAGCTTGGACTTGTCAAGTATGAAACAATTGAGGCATGTTGACCTGGCACACAATCAAATAAGGTCAATCCCACCCGACCAGCAGAGCCAGATAGTAGAATTAATGGGTAACAATGTGATGATTAATTTGGAGGGGAACCGCTTGGACTGCTCATGTGCAGAACTGCAGTTTCTCAAATGGATATCTAAAAATAGAGACCTTTTTGTGAATTTTTATTCGTACGAATGTTTATTCTCTAATGGAACACAAGTGCCTTTTTCAAACTTTGATGTGACTTTGATGGAAATAACGAAGTCATGtgacagttatataggtatcataGCGGTGTTTGCATCAATGATTCTGTTGTCGGTTTCTCTGACCATTTCCGGTATCGTCTACCGCTATAGATGGAAACTACGGTACCTGTTTTACATGGCAAAGACCAGGTACAGAGGATACACACCTGTCACTAATGCAGAGGACGACGACGATTTCATGTACGACGCATTTATATCATATAGTTCAGATGATTTGGAATTTGTCAAAAACGATGTGCTTAACAACTTGGAGGATCAACAAGGGTTGCGGCTGTGTCTTCACCAACGAGACTTTCTCCCCGGCGAGGAGATAGCCCAAAACATCACCAATGCAATTCATCAAAGTCGGAAAACCGTGGTCCTGCTATCTCGCAACTACCTTGATTCTTATTGGTGTATGTACGAATTAAACATGGCTCGAATGGAGAGTATATATTCTAGGGGAGGCAACTCTGTTCTGCTGCTGGTTTTCTATGAAGAAATCCCTGCCAAAGACTTACCCCTTACGTTATTGGATCTGATAGAAAGTGACAGTTACATTGAGTATCCCGATGAAGACATCCATGGTAAAGTTGTTTTCTGGAATAAACTGGCCACATCGATTTCCCCGCAGGTAAAAACTTCCGTATAA